The genomic stretch ATGTCTTAAGACGTGATGCGGTTGCCTGTTGAGATGTCTGAGAGTCAGCTTACAGAAGAGCTGATTGCTGGAAAACACAAAAGGAAGCACAACAACATTAGAAAGTATGCAGCTTCTCTCAGTATGTCAATATCTGAGTGACAACTCTGCTTGATGCATacactgcttttttttcaagTCTTACGGTTGCTTTGAGCTGGACACGATGTGAGGCTCATACTGGCTGTAGTTGAAGTCTGCAGCAGCACTCAGTTTCTCATACTTCTTTCCCTGAGTGAACTTTTGAAGCTCTGTTAGGTTGCATGGAAACTCGTGGCCATTCAGAGTGCATTTGATCTGAAAAcatttaagacacacacacacacacatggtacATTTACTAATGTAGATCAGTTTGGTGCAGCAATAAACCTGGTTAATCATTGATAGGGTTTTTTTCAGTCTTGGTCAGCACATCCAGGAAACACATATGAATGCATGGCTCATTAGATCAGTTAGCAACACGGCTAGGATAACAGTAAACACAGCAGTGTGTATCGTGTAAAGTGACGTCATTAGGTAGCAAACCTTTTTGCCATCTGTAAGCTGGAGGAAAGGGTGGTTAGGAAGAAAATCTCTCACGTCCGCAGGTAATTCATCCatagcttaaaaaaacacttcaaaacaGGTATTTGAGTGTGTTGATGAGGCCACCCCCCCAATTCAGGAAGTGTCCACACGTGGGTTGCCTGCGCAGACTCAGTTCAGCCATGTGTGATGTCTTGGCGCCACCCACTGATCAAAGGTAAGAAGGGCAGTTTTTGACGAGGAAGATGAAGCTTTCCATTCAGCAATCACCATTGTATTCATCAATCACtaacatttcattaaattaaGTGAAATAAAGGTTGAGGTTTTTGAAGTAAGCATGAAAAATTAGGCAAACTACACCCAATGAACATGATTTAACTACAGATAATACATCTGCTCTTACATTTAAGTAACAATAATGTGCCTTTCACATACAGTAATTGGCTTAAATCAGGTACTAGCAGTGCTTTCCAGTCAGCTGACAGACAGAATCAGACAACCTGtaatcacagagcagaaaagttaGGAGTGCTCACTCTGCACCTATTTTCAGAAATCTCTTAATTTGGTCGAAAAGCGCTGTAGAaactcaaatgcaaaaaaaaaaacaaaaaaaaaaccccgtgGTACCTGATCGAAAACGGGCGTTAGTAAAAGCAACACAAGGCTTTCAAAACCACTTTTTTACACTGTAGAGTTGaatatattttcagttttactACCCGTTTAGTTACACATACTGAGTGAGCCATCTTCCTTGAGATTAAAGCAAAATCTTTGACGAGAACGTGTAAGCTCCGCCCACATTTCTCCCCTAACGCATCAGTCCAGTAAACAAATATCAGACGCAGCTAGCGTCCTGGAAACTCTTAATTTATCCAGAAagtgttaaaatagaaaaaacatttgatacaATATTTAGCTAGTTTAAGAGTTGAGGTGCTGACGCTCATCAGCTGGTAACGTAACGCTGTACGTGAGAAGAGTATCAGACGGGAACATATCAGCAATGTCTGGACCGAATGGGGACCCGAACATCTCACATGAAGAAGGAATTATCAACGACGAAGATGATTTCGGCGATGAAGAAGGTGAATAGTTTAAAGTTTCCATTCATTGTAGTCGATGCAAATATAAAAACTCTTCATTTCGATGGTGTACTATTAAAACAGGTTGTTCAGCTTGACTGGGTGTCACGTGCCGGGTCATGTGATTTGTCACATGACATTTACATTACTTACAGGAGTttcctcctccacacacacacacacacacacacacacacacacacacacgcacacgcacacgcacacaaacaaacacacacagaacacccCTTCAGAAATAATTaggagcaaaacaaacacaattcaTAGAACTTATAATACTTAGTACAATACAAACAATAGATTAAtataatagaattactttattgatcccaaactgggaaattgtggctttacagcagcaggttgtccaaacacacaatatgagtaaaaaacacaatgttagcaaatctaaacataatataatattaaatacaaagtgaataagtactaaaaaaatatcagaactaagaatgtgaatatatacaaccaggatttaactaagtattactagtcttaaataggaagattaaatgtaaatgtgcaaaaaacagagttgtaaatggttgtaaattaaatatgaaagattaaatgtaaatgtgcaaaaacagagttgtaaatggttttaaattaaatataaaagattaaatgtaaatgtgcaaaaaacagagttgtaaatggttgtaaattaaatataaaagattaaatgtaaatgtgcaaaaacagagttgtaaatggacagtattgacataagttaaagtgcatgagtgtagacatattataagcagaaactattcaatataacggcgagtagacagacaaatgaagtgacaTTAGTAAATtgaaacatgtgcagaacagatgacagtatggagagacagatattatcatgatgacagttctctgcttgtaagaggtgagctgttgtacagagttatggccttcggtaagaatgATTTcctgtatctgtccttgtgacagtaCAATACACATGATCTCAATATGTAATATTACACAATATCATATCataataaatacaacattttattttacagtatgtataaataaacatgcaaccatatatacacacacacatatttttatCGATTCagattcttcaaaaaaaaaaagtcatggcCGGTGATAAACTTTAACGctgaaaagaacacaaaatattaGCTTGAAAGTAAAGAAAGAGATGTTTGTATCCATGTTTGATTTAGGGAGGCAAAGGCTCTTTTCATGTCTGTACTTGACATTAAATCATAACAGTTAATAGACATAGAGATGGAGAGTAACCATGAATGTTGTGTCTATTAAAGACCACTTACATtctcatctttttattttgcctgacatgtaaaaacataatttctgcTGCATATCCACAGAGTATGAAGCCATCAACGGCATGCTAGATCAGATCAACTCCTATCTCGATGGCCTGGAGGAACGCAATGATTCCCTTAACGGGAAACTACATGAACTGATGGAGTCAAACCGGGCTGCTCGGCTGGAGTTCAGGGCGCAGCTGCAGGGCTCCCCGACCCAGGAAGAGCAATGTCCTGCAGACCGGGACTCGTCCTCTCCTGGAAAAGAGGAACTGAATGAGGAAGATGGGGATAAGAAATGATTGACGTGAGGAGGTAGATGAGCCAGAAGGAGCTCAGCAAAATGCAGGGCTCGATATATTTATTGAAGTTTACTTAACTCCTGACTGGTTCAAATAGGAATTTAAAATCCCATCAGCAGATTTGTGTACAACGGTGATCATTTGATTCCTTTTTAAGACTCAACACTGAACTCTTCTCCTTTGTTGAACTTTGTTTGTGTGCTCATGTTTGGTTCTTAAGTAGACTGGACATGACTTCTAGCAGCTTCATATACGACTGTACCCACCTGTTGCTGTTCTCGTCATCAAATCTGGGAACATTGTTGGAAAGGTCCAAGTTCAACATCATGAGAGCAAATTCTCAAATCCGGATCTCACtagaaaaaggtttaaaaagctGATACGTCTCCTCGTTGGTAATTTAAGTAGCTCAAAGTACAAAACCATGCTTGAATTGACCCAGAATCCTGTCATAAATGTAACAATCCAACCAGCTGGTACAACATGCTACTCAACAATTCAGGGATCGTCAGTAGTTGTCTTTTAGTAGGGGACATGGTCATACTTCTGTGGTGTGTTGATCCATTTGGTGTCGTCTTTCAGCGTTCAAGagctgtgcagtgtgtgtgtgtctgtgtgtgtgttattgtttgtaTCATACCATTAAGTAAATATGCAACATTCCAGatgtattaaaatgtttcatctgcagaacaaatgtacatttttgtgttttatcctTCATTTGATGTAtgtgccaatgaaaggcgtctgatccaaccttcacaacagggtcctaagtctctgactagactcttctcctctgtcgccccccggtggtcgaatgaacttccaaactccattcgatctgcagagtccctctgcacctttaagaaaacgctaaagacccagctctttatgaatacctactaacttaatgatgatggtctccatattattgatgatggttgtcacaattgtttttgtttgataacgatgacttataagatggtttctatactgattagagctctcaagaactgctgtcaatgttgtgctttgtctctggtcacttcctgtcagcacctttgtgtccaatcggactcaaagctgatcgtttgctcttactgacattgttcccttttttctagatccttgcttgtgttgtacttactctctgatgtacgtcgctttggataaaagcgtctgctaagtgaattgtagaatggTAGAAGTGAacatggggcggctgtggctcagtttgtagggtcggtcgtctctcaatccatggggttcgatccccagctcctgcagccacatgtccgatgtgtccctgggcaagacaccacaaattgctcctgctgcttctgcggcagcgtatgaatgggattagataCTTCTGATGTCATTTAGAGACCTCtaccatcaatgtgtgaatgggtaagAAAGGGTAGATGTGACTAGGGCTGAGCGATATAtagagtttttaagatatatcgatatattttcaatccAGATATAGGGTAGGACAATATCGTCGTCAATATCGATATagttcatgttgcattaaaaaaaaaaacgttatacGATTGTTCTGTAGAGCTGCCAGTTCACctatttctcatctcactgtctctccctcttcaccctgctcctcgttctctctctctgagccaaacTCAGAAAACTAAATggataacaaaacacacaacagtgtttatgttgttgtgcagaaaattaattaatttcacaaacaggtagtttgttttcatgcacaTGTTGAACTTGTGCAACTGACTGTTAATTAAagacatatcgatatatatcgagtatcgccattcagtgAAAGaatatcgagatatgagttttggtccatatcgcccagccctagatgtgacctgcggtttaaaagtgctttgagtagttagaagactacaagctcaagtccatttactatttttaACATATACAGTCTGAAAAGTGTTTGTACATGTCGACagatttaaagttaaataaacaAGTCCACAAAGTGTTGGAATTATcagacattttaatataaattaaaacGACCcccaaacagaaaataaacatccaAAAATACATTAAACTTCCAGCAGTTAGAAAACATCActgtttgttcttcttaatTCGTCAGTAGctgaataaaaatacaataagaaaCGTACAGCTTTGTTTGAAATTATGTTTAACAggtcattttctctctcctgttccCTTCTTTTAGGGatctaaaaatatttttcccccatcatgtctttttttttccttcagacaCAACATGATGTGATTCCCATCATGTGGAAACAATCGCCACCATCACTAAGAATTGCTACATGAGTCAGCAAACCACTTCTGCGGTTTAAAATAACCTTCTCTGATGTCGGGATGAATTGAGGAACAGTAGACTAGTTATGAAAAACTGAAGTAATGTCTCATATTCAAGCCGTTATGACAAATGAAATGCTGGACACAGAGTCAAAACGCTTTGTTGGTTTATAACTGGGGCtggtttaaagctcctgtgaggacctttctttctgttttggtgccccctgtggacaaagtgctGCCACATATTACTTTGCTAATCTTGTCCTgtaagtttgtattttttatttaaaaaaaaatcttattctgccttttttttttactagtcATAATTATTGCTCATTGTGAATCTTTGCATTGGAAAATAATGCTGTTTGGGTAGAGTGATGTTGATCGCCTCTACTGACATCTACCACGCTGCAAAACGTctggcattaaaaataactacatAGAAATTGTTGATCTTGTTGCTGACGGTCTCGTTTGCTTTTAAAGGTCATAAAAAAGCATCAGTATTTATTTTGGCtcgtttcataaccagctaaaaactcctcacaggaacttGAAATTGCAATATTAAACTGATGTTTCTCTTTCTATTACCTCTGATATACTTTTATCTGTCCAGTGTAGAGCACATAAAACATCTTAATgagaacaaataaatcaatgcaATGGTTAATTgcaagggggaaaaaagcaacTACTAAAATCGAGAGAATTAGAAGTGCACGGATCTTTTACCCTTAAAGTCGGCGCACTTGTCCAGATGAgccaaaacaaaatgatttttttttttagttctgagCTAAGTCAGACTTTTGTATCCTCTGAGGAAGtagaaaaacaactttacaGTCCTCTTATCTTTGGGCAGCATAACATTTCCTTCACTTTGAAAGTtataacatttcaaaataaaataaattgcagATCCATTGCAACCTTTTTGTAAATGTGAGGACTCctatggtgttttcacacatgcacaaaactcctaaaaatgtaagaacattttttagcgccagctgcatgtttgaatgcAATTCACCCTGATTTTATTCTGACATTTTTCTGACGCCCCCAAATTAAAATCGCTGCGAAGTAGGGGTGAGCTgatgggtgaatgcagcaggaaatattcaggaaaattaaGCAAAAAGTGAGCGGACGGAGGTGATGGTGTTTAGATCACTGGTGTGAACGTTGTGCATGTAATGAAGCTGCAGTGTGTCCTTTGTCCAATGAAAAGTTGTATTGACACAAAAATATCAGGGCATACTGTCCAGAAATGttctagaaattttcaggagtgcatgtgtgaagacAGCTTTTGTTTATACAGCTGTCTGCTGCATTTAAAACTCCTTCAATAAGCTTTTACTTTTCTATAACtgtgtgaataaataaaaaacaaatctggacTTTCCTTGGCAGGTGGTGCCTCCAAGTTTCTGCTCCTCAATATTTTGGGATGTTGTTTTTAAGatccacaaaaataaaaacgtgtCACTCAAATTTTGACTAGCGGGGAGATACTTAAGTGTTTGGGGCTGTTTCATCGAGGCCAAAGCTGGAGACAAGTTTTTTTTGCTTGcctgaaaaaaagacatcaacCTGAAGCccacaaaggaaacaaaagatGGTAAATTATGACAAAATGTCAGAAACCAAGCTATGATGGGATTCAAGATTCAGAATCAATCAACACTCAACGCAGAGTACAATCCATtataacactgttttttttgttttgttttttaaatataaaagtttGCTCAAACACTTCATGTGgttatcttcttcttttcaggTCGCTAAAAGCTTAAGCTACGTGGTTGGCCATGTTGAAAATGTCTCAGCTTGTTACGGTTACATGAAATTACCAAAGTTTCAACTTGCTAGCTGGGGAATTAGCAGAAGCTGACAATCAACGTTCATTGCCCTCCTGACCCTTGAGGACACAACAAGGTGGGAAATTAACTGGTAGGGCTCAGATATCAATGGACTACATTGACTTGCCACATAGACACTGCTTGTTTAAGGGATCAGAAGCAGTTTACATTGATTGTAATGTAGGCTAATCTGAAAAATGTTACTtcttatgtctttgtgtttgttaaaaaacacGTCTTACTACACCtcaggccccgtgtccacctcgTGTTTTTTCCTGGCAGAAAGACGCAAAACAGTTTGtgcagagaagaaaagcgctgcatgtCTCtgctgtctctatgacaacactctctatgacaacagtctgttgaaaACAGCTGCTGTACGATCGACAGAAAGCATCAAAACTATGGTAAAGGCGGCCTTCTGCTGCTGCCATTGCTCTCTCATTGAAAACAATCGGAAAAAGCtagtgctcagaaaaaaacgccaggtggacGAAGGGGAAATTctctatatttaaaatgttcatattgTTTCTATCAGTTGAAATCAATGTATTCCAATTCCATTCAGCTTGTACACAGTATATTCAATGTTTTAAACCAGTTTTTGCAGCTTTCATTAATCAGGACTTCAGCCACACTAGCAGCTTTGTGAGGCTGTGCATTGACACTCAACCCAATTACAACCCGTTTATATTATATGTTATTAACGGTGAGTAAAGGGATGCACTTTTGCAAGGATTTGTTGAGAAACAACTTCTGGACAAGACTTTCTTTTCCTTGAGTTtcttagtttgtttgtttacagtcagACCAGCAACTTCAGGAAGTAATCTGACTGTCTAAAGAGCAGATGTTGTTCTGCTATTGtatgaaacactttgtttttagaGATTAATAGAAAGCTAAATGTTGTCATGTCAGGTGGCAAGTTGCCTTCGACCCTTTTGTCTTCCAAAGCCTGCCGACGGATGAGAGGTCAAACTACTCGCACTGAAAAGACTTAAACCaatctgaacctgaacacatctggTGCCAAAACCCGCTCCCCTGTCTACGTAGTCTGCATTTTGTTTATAGCTCATTCATCTTCTTTGTTTAGCATTTTAGCATGCTAGCCGCTGCTTATTAGCACGACACACAAAGTACAACTAAAGCTGATGGGAAAATCATCAGTTCTGCACATATTCAATCCTAAAGTTTTGTTGGTGTCTGATTGGAATTCTTGGAATCACATCCTGAGGGGAACATGAATATGTGAAGCACATTTCATTGCAATTCAACCAATAGTCGTTGACATTTTCAAACCCCATTTTGCTGCCTTGTGGTCGTGCTAACGGGGAAAGTCAGGTTTGTTTCAACGTTTTGCAGCTGTGAGCTCTTACGTTTCCTGCATTGAATTGTACCCAGATCCTGCTTAGCTTTCATTCATAGTATGAGGCATGGAACGAGGATATTGGATGCCATTCCCATGTGATGGTTTATCTTCTGGTTAACCCATTGAAGGGGCTTCTCcttacattaaaatatatttgtttgaaGCAATGTTTAGGTTTGAGGATGTCTCTAAAATTCTCTAACAGGTagccaaaaataaagaaacgtATCCACTTCCACTGATTTTACTGTATTCAAAATCTGTGAGGTGTCAATTTCCCACCCTGAGAGAGCTTTTCCCACAGACAGTCCTGCTCCACTGTGATTTACCTTCATTTAAACTCCCtatttgttggtgtgtgtgttcagtccaaacatccaaacacggagagagagagagagagaaagagagagagagatagagagagagagagaggcagggccGCTCACTTCTTGGTCTCTGTTTCATGAAAGCACCtcttcacagacagacacatccTGCCCGAAGCTTTCCCGTGTACCCgattttcatcctttttttttctacatccgTCAGCGCCTGTTTGCGGCCCTCCCTGATCTGcgtttgggtttgttttttgcGCCACTCTTTTTCCCTGTGCCAACAGGAGccgccttctcctcctcctcaacctcCTCCTCGTCGGCCTCGCCCGCCTCGCCCGCCTCGCCCGCCTCGCCCGCCTCCTCTCTGGCTTCAGCCGGACTCTCCTGAACGACAGACTCCAGCGGTAAAGTGGTCTGTTCTTCGGCGCTGGGGAGGCTGAAGTCTTGGCCTGTGCTGCTTGCGCTGGTcgctgaggtggaggtgagGTCCGGCTTGTGTTGCTggttttctgtttgcatgtcCAGATGGGTGAGTGTGACAGAAGGCTGCATGGAGTCTTTGTTGATCACGGAGCCAGCGTCATCAAAGAGAGAAGTTTCATCCACAACGTCTGTGGTGGTTTCTGTTACAGGTCTGAGGCTGTCTGCCGCTAGGGGAGATCCTTTTGAAGATTCGGCAGCGTCACCCTTTTGACTGAGAACATCTCGGTGCCTCTGAAAGGGAGAAAGATGATAAAAAAGTATTGGGACACTGCAAATACCAGCAGGCATCCCCACTGAGAGCTCCTGTATGCTTAAAGTTTAAAATGGTTAAACAATTAGGACGCTGATAATTTTCACTACAGATAATCTTTCTTCTTAATGATAGATTAGTGAAGTCATCCAATACCAACCTTGAGGTTCTCAAAGTGCCTCAGTGATTTGCAGTGGCTGTGCAGAGCAGATGACTCAAAGTGGTAAAACTTGTTGCAGAGTCTGCAGATAAAACCTGCGACTGGGACAAAGAAACTGGACCCTGCAGGGGAAAAGAAGTCAGAGAATGTG from Labrus bergylta chromosome 17, fLabBer1.1, whole genome shotgun sequence encodes the following:
- the bbln gene encoding UPF0184 protein C9orf16 homolog, with product MSGPNGDPNISHEEGIINDEDDFGDEEEYEAINGMLDQINSYLDGLEERNDSLNGKLHELMESNRAARLEFRAQLQGSPTQEEQCPADRDSSSPGKEELNEEDGDKK